The following is a genomic window from Manihot esculenta cultivar AM560-2 chromosome 9, M.esculenta_v8, whole genome shotgun sequence.
aCTTTAAAACCAGACttaaactattaaaaaattaaaatgatttcaAATCGTTTTAAATTAGACTAAtttcaaattgatttaaaaaataaatcaaatcgcCAATTTCAAATCAAAACCAGCCCGTGGCCACGTGTAGAGAAATAACCATATGGCATCTCTTAGCTTCCGTAAACTATAACTTGGATAGGGTAAAGAAAACCCTACAGAAGAAGAATAACATGGCGTAGGGGCCGTCATGCTTTAGGTATTGTTGTCTGCAAAAACATCCCTACAAGCATAATAAGTTTGAGATCCATAGATCCAAACATgtaaatcagaaaaaaaaagctGTTTCGAATACTGAtcctcaaaaaaaataaaaaaacctcAACCATGAAAACCAAGATTCAcgttatcaaaatttaaaacttcgtggtgaaattgaaaaaatgataaatttgacattaaataataattaaaataaaatattcacagatttaattagttatgaaatatatcttaataaatttaagaagttttaaattttattttattaattttaaatttttaatctttattttaaataaaaaaaattaaaataaaaaaaaactttttcccATGTTGTACAGTCACATGAGAGCCTATGTGAATGTATACACAAGTGTCCAAacgaattagaaaaaaaaacattgtatattaaattaattataatttttaattaaaattatattttattgattgaATGGGTAGCTGTGAGCAGGAAAGACTCCCTACCAAAATCCACCTCGTGCCAGCTGGGTAAATCAGTCCAACaataatctataaaaaaatccaacaattttattttattttattttttttttaattttattaatttctcttCGTCTTCCTTTTTGGTTATTGCTGCCTGCGTTtttatattttccttttttgggTTTAGTTGTTTTCTCACTCTCACCTGCTTATCTCCACTGGCCATCGTCTCTTCACAAAGCTTATCTACTCTTCCCGGTGGAGTATTTGATTCAAAGACTTCTTTTTCTTCAGTTGATACTCTCTTCAGTCTTTGTATTTAGTCTTTCGCCGGTGGAACTTTTTTCGCTGCAACAGCGGAGGATCCCGAAAGCCCACCAATTATCACCACCACAAGTATAGCTAATGCGAGGCTTTCTTGTCCAAAAAGAGTGATACCCTTTTGGATTTAATCGAAATGCAGGCCATTTTCTTGGGCGTTTGAGTTCTCATTTTGTTCTGCGAGACATTGCCCTTTTCTCTCCCGATCTTGCCACAGTGATCATGATTTATCTCAAGATTCTTGGTTTTCTTGGGCGATTCTCCCCGTGTCTGTGAATCATTGCGGCGTGTATTCTAGTGGTGCATGGTTTCAAGAACCTTTCCGCTCTAGAAATCTTCTCCACTGGAGGTGTCTTGGTTCTTCAGCAGAGATTCTTGGTGGGTTTTCAACTGAAAATCTCATCTGGGTTCAGGTACTGAGTCTTTTCTCTACTGATATGCGGTAATGAATCTACTTTAATTTTTGGACTCAATAGTCTAATTATGGAGGAGTATTAATCGCTCAATTGACAGTTCCGAGCACGGGATTTCAACTGTTCTTTACTTATTCTTAATTCGgcaattagtattttttttttcaaaattctgGTATCATTGAGAAATGCTGGGAAGATTCCGAAATTCTTGAGTTTCAAATTGGTCTGTGAAAGCTTCTTTTACAAGAAATTCCAAAAGAGAACccaaaagaaaacaaagaatTGCAACGGTTGGAACCTTCAAAGCTGCTTTGTACTCTTTCCTTGGCGAATCTATCTTATTTATACAGTAACCGTTGCTCTTCCATTTAATGGGGATGGAGAAATATTCTTGTCACTCATGAACTATTGGATTGGTAGTCTAAGACCGAGTGCTTTTGAAGTTTCTTTGGAAGAATTTAGTGCATTCCCTCAGTGTTTCTTTTTTTCATATCCTTGGATCTGAAGCTCTATTAATTTAGAAGAATTTTGGTGTTGACATCCTGGCTGTTTTACTGTGGGGTTTCATAAGGTTAAGCTGGTGGCATTGTGCTGAAGTTTTCAAAGCATCCATGGGGCTTCTTCGAAGTCTCGTGATGATGCTTCTTTTCATATGGTTTTTCTGGTTGCCGGGTCATAGGGCTCAACTGCCTAACTCTGCGCGGGAGCTTGATGCTCTCCTACAAGACTATGCTTACAAGGCATTAGTTCGTCCCAGGACTGGCTTGCCTTATGATGGGACTGTTCCCTTGGATTTGGATGGGATTAAGATTGCAGCGTTGAGGCTCAGGAGTGGCAGCTTTAGGAGGAAAGGTTTTGACATGTATAAAGAGTTTGTGATCCCCCAAGGAGTTATTGAGCAGCCTTATGTGGAGAGGCTTGTGTTGGTCTACCAAAATTTGGGAAATTGGTCTATGCGTTATTATCCACTGGCTGGATACACTTACCTTGCTCCAGTTCTGGGTCTTCTTGCTTATAATGCCTCCAATTTAACTGCTACAAATTTACCGGAATTGGATATTAAGGCATCTGACAAACCCATAACCATGAAATTCCCAGATGTGAAATCAGCTCCTGATGGATATATTGCTAAGTGTGTGCGGTTTGATTTACAAGGTAACAGTAGTTTTAGCAATGTGGCTTCTGGCA
Proteins encoded in this region:
- the LOC110622102 gene encoding uncharacterized protein LOC110622102, whose translation is MGLLRSLVMMLLFIWFFWLPGHRAQLPNSARELDALLQDYAYKALVRPRTGLPYDGTVPLDLDGIKIAALRLRSGSFRRKGFDMYKEFVIPQGVIEQPYVERLVLVYQNLGNWSMRYYPLAGYTYLAPVLGLLAYNASNLTATNLPELDIKASDKPITMKFPDVKSAPDGYIAKCVRFDLQGNSSFSNVASGNKCSTIQQGHFSIVVEYTAPSPAPSGGAPNVPEPNENVPGPSEHGKSNSKVWIIVGSVLGGILLLALLSFLVLWVHKLKERKKIQQMERAAEVGEALQMASVGEMKAPAAMVTRTQPTLENEYVP